Proteins encoded within one genomic window of Apium graveolens cultivar Ventura unplaced genomic scaffold, ASM990537v1 ctg939, whole genome shotgun sequence:
- the LOC141705735 gene encoding ABC transporter C family member 1-like, with protein sequence MLDVQVYDDCRLTEDKQNASKRDSSFAVSELGGNFSVGQRQLLSLARALLRRSKVLVLDEATAAVDVRTDALIQKTIREEFKFCTMLIVAHRLNTIIDCNQILLLDAGQVLECDTPKALLLNEQSSFSKMVESTGPANAQYLRSLVQSVKGENILGADETKQLDGQRKWLASSRWAAAAQFAVAVNLSSSQNDLMQLELLENDDNILKKTKDAVITLQAVLEGKHDKVIEETLDILNYYNFLIHTFRLQLTMISYNSNCQVFH encoded by the exons atgttagaTGTTCAGGTTTATGATGATTGCAGATTAACAGAAGATAAACAGAATGCAAGTAAACGAGATTCAAGCTTTGCA GTTTCGGAACTGGGGGGAAATTTTAGTGTTGGGCAGAGACAACTACTAAGTCTTGCTCGAGCATTGCTTCGTAGATCAAAGGTTCTTGTTCTCGATGAAGCAACAGCTGCTGTTGATGTTAGGACTGATGCACTAATCCAAAAAACCATTCGTGAAGAATTCAAATTTTGCACGATGCTCATTGTTGCTCATCGACTAAATACAATTATTGATTGCAATCAAATTCTTTTGCTAGATGCGGGTCAG GTCCTGGAGTGTGATACCCCTAAAGCACTACTTCTTAATGAACAAAGCTCTTTCTCCAAGATGGTTGAAAGCACAGGGCCCGCAAATGCTCAATACTTGCGCAGTTTAGTACAAAGCGTGAAAGGTGAGAACATATTAGGAGCAGATGAAACCAAGCAACTAGATGGGCAAAGGAAGTGGCTAGCCTCATCACGTTGGGCTGCTGCTGCACAGTTTGCTGTAGCTGTTAACCTATCTTCATCACAGAATGACCTCATGCAGTTGGAACTTCTAGAAAATGATGATAATATTCTCAAGAAAACAAAGGATGCAGTTATAACTCTTCAAGCAGTGCTTGAAGGGAAGCATGACAAAGTTATTGAAGAGACTCTTGATATCCTGAACTACTACAATTTTCTAATACACACATTCAGACTGCAACTAACTATGATATCTTATAACTCAAATTGTCAGGTCTTTCATTGA
- the LOC141705733 gene encoding putative disease resistance protein At1g59620, protein MAESIVSIVVGRITDLLSEDSQVLHGVQDEIQELVTQLLRIKTFLRDADSRLDEEKIRIMLAEVRELAYDAEHVVETFLVKALSSPGKINQRMNTRTFSRKLKDIKRKMSLLFNRFRDCNIKSTLESPESSNSSHGQPGMLKRFHTFTTVEPEIFVGFQADVDRLVGYLVDESDASYPLISICGMGGLGKTTLAQKIYNHSTIKAHFAGLAWVSISQKWQTRQVLQRILIGLVHEKKEEIFTWDEDKLVENLLQIQQKKNCLIVLDDIWSNDAWDSIKAAFTAEKSLSKLMLTSRNIDVAEYVNPNGLIHQPGLLSPDQSWELLQLKALPTRGGYVDVARDYKKMEELGREMVANCGGLPLAIVTLGGVLVTKPSLIEWEKVHGDIITSLKRGKGSGQDYESQILNVLGWSYNDLPPQLKPCFLYLGKFMEDEWIDAENLYQLWIAEGMVLSSDKKEGETMMQVAESYMGELVHRSMVQVRFNDLESSLTKFKSCSLHDLMRDLSLSQAKAEDFFKVIDTGEGNDLNLNRSVISREAKTRQLVFYLKSGVEANSYFTKKPHHQQYRSILFLDREDESQQLRLGLYLANFKLLRVLSLERVTHSRRSALGTFLGSNIERVLGSLVYLRYLSLRGSKLKTFPFIKKLVLLQTLNLNVPRTSPVFSNDLGKLSFLRHLYLPPRVSLKLLKNTKLRFNGLSKLETLENFNTEWCEIKDLPKLSGLRKLKLTAEGGYDDVKEMLKYLSDLALSSNSSILYTSLIMRISDDPGFRNDPDMIRQLFGNHKINLQELQIYGKLPELSEIFEEQRQQLNHNHIDVSLIRITELTLCRSCLEEDPMPVLEKIPTLRELYLPGNAYKGKEMVCSGMGFPRLTRLHLGNIDNFESWRVEKGSMPLLQKLLIYKCPKLRELPEELIFLNSLRELGLWEMPSEFCDKIRLENGEEGQDFYKVAHIPDLFIG, encoded by the exons ATGGCTGAATCAATTGTGTCCATTGTTGTCGGAAGGATCACTGATTTACTAAGCGAAGATTCTCAAGTTCTGCATGGAGTgcaagatgaaattcaagaactGGTAACGCAACTCTTGCGGATCAAGACATTCTTAAGAGATGCTGATTCAAGGTTAGATGAAGAAAAAATCCGAATTATGCTTGCTGAAGTACGGGAACTTGCCTATGATGCTGAACATGTTGTCGAAACTTTTCTTGTCAAAGCTTTATCATCCCCTGGAAAAATAAATCAGAGGATGAACACAAGGACGTTTTCAAGAAAGCTCAAAGATATTAAAAGAAAGATGTCACTTCTCTTCAATCGCTTTCGTGATTGTAATATCAAATCAACATTAGAATCCCCTGAATCATCAAATTCATCTCATGGACAACCAGGAATGCTTAAGAGATTTCACACTTTTACTACTGTTGAACCAGAAATATTTGTTGGATTTCAGGCTGATGTTGATCGATTGGTTGGATATCTGGTAGATGAAAGTGATGCCTCATACCCGCTCATCTCTATTTGTGGAATGGGAGGTCTAGGCAAGACAACTCTGGCTCAAAAAATATACAATCATTCCACCATCAAGGCTCACTTTGCAGGTTTAGCTTGGGTTTCCATTTCACAAAAGTGGCAAACGAGACAAGTGTTGCAGAGAATACTTATAGGTCTCGTCCATGAGAAGAAAGAGGAAATCTTTACTTGGGACGAAGACAAGCTAGTGGAGAATCTGCTACAAATCCAGCAAAAGAAAAACTGTTTGATAGTACTTGATGACATTTGGTCAAATGATGCTTGGGATTCTATAAAGGCGGCTTTCACTGCTGAAAAATCTTTAAGCAAATTAATGCTTACAAGTCGTAATATTGATGTTGCTGAGTACGTAAATCCAAATGGACTCATTCACCAACCAGGACTTCTAAGCCCCGATCAAAGTTGGGAGCTACTTCAGTTGAAAGCACTTCCTACAAGAGGAGGTTATGTAG ACGTTGCTAGAGACTATAAAAAAATGGAAGAACTGGGAAGAGAAATGGTGGCAAATTGTGGTGGTCTTCCACTAGCCATAGTAACCTTGGGTGGAGTTCTTGTCACTAAACCATCACTGATAGAGTGGGAGAAGGTACATGGTGACATTATCACATCCCTGAAGAGGGGGAAAGGATCGGGACAAGATTATGAAAGTCAAATATTAAATGTTTTAGGTTGGAGTTACAATGACTTACCCCCGCAGCTGAAGCCATGCTTTCTTTATTTAGGTAAATTTATGGAAGATGAATGGATCGATGCAGAAAATTTATATCAGTTGTGGATCGCTGAAGGGATGGTACTATCGAGTGATAAAAAGGAAGGAGAAACAATGATGCAAGTCGCTGAATCTTACATGGGAGAACTTGTCCATAGGAGTATGGTTCAAGTGAGGTTTAATGATTTGGAATCATCTCTTACGAAGTTCAAAAGTTGTTCTCTTCATGATCTTATGAGAGACCTATCTTTATCCCAGGCAAAAGCAGAAGATTTTTTCAAAGTAATTGATACTGGAGAAGGAAATGATTTGAATCTCAATCGTTCAGTTATCTCCCGGGAAGCTAAAACTAGACAACTTGTATTTTATCTGAAAAGTGGCGTAGAAgctaattcctactttaccaAGAAACCCCATCACCAACAATACCGATCAATTTTATTTCTGGATCGTGAAGATGAAAGTCAGCAACTACGATTGGGACTGTATTTGGCCAATTTTAAGTTGCTAAGAGTTTTGTCTCTTGAAAGAGTAACACATAGTAGACGATCTGCTTTAGGTACCTTTTTGGGTAGTAATATCGAAAGAGTATTAGGCAGCCTTGTTTACTTGCGTTATCTCAGTCTAAGGGGTTCTAAGTTGAAAACGTTTCCATTCATAAAAAAGTTGGTGCTACTACAGACTCTCAACCTAAACGTACCTAGGACATCACCAGTGTTCAGTAATGATTTGGGCAAGTTGTCATTTTTGCGTCATTTGTATTTACCTCCTCGGGTCTCTCTCAAATTACTGAAGAATACCAAATTAAGGTTCAATGGACTGAGCAAATTAGAGACACTCGAAAATTTCAATACTGAGTGGTGTGAGATTAAGGATCTACCAAAATTATCCGGTCTTCGGAAACTAAAGCTAACAGCAGAGGGTGGTTATGATGATGTGAAAGAGATGTTAAAGTACTTATCTGATTTGGCCTTGTCATCAAATTCCTCTATCCTGTACACGAGCCTTATTATGCGGATATCTGATGATCCGGGATTCAGAAATGATCCAGACATGATAAGACAGCTGTTTGGGAATCATAAGATCAACCTTCAGGAATTACAAATTTACGGAAAGCTCCCAGAGTTGTCTGAAATATTTGAGGAGCAGCGGCAGCAACTTAATCATAATCATATTGATGTGTCTTTGATTCGTATCACTGAGTTAACCTTATGCAGATCGTGCCTGGAGGAAGACCCAATGCCAGTACTGGAGAAGATTCCAACTTTGAGGGAATTGTATTTACCAGGTAACGCATACAAAGGAAAGGAAATGGTATGCTCAGGCATGGGTTTCCCAAGACTCACCCGGCTTCATCTGGGGAATATTGACAATTTTGAAAGTTGGAGGGTGGAGAAAGGAAGCATGCCTCTTCTTCAAAAGTTGCTTATTTATAAATGTCCAAAGTTGAGGGAGCTTCCAGAAGAACTCATATTTCTCAACTCCCTTCGAGAACTAGGATTGTGGGAGATGCCTTCGGAATTCTGTGACAAGATTCGCCTGGAAAACGGTGAGGAAGGACAGGACTTTTACAAGGTCGCTCATATCCCTGATCTCTTCATTGGATAA